The following coding sequences are from one Kallotenue papyrolyticum window:
- a CDS encoding thermonuclease family protein: MRPVLTLLAALLALGAALVPEAMGQRDHVCFAQTGQCLAGRFRQYWEQNGGLPVFGFPISAQAPALNRDTGQTYVTQWMERNRFELHPENATPYDVLLGRLGVERLQQLGIDWQTLPKANPSDPHYFPQTGQAISFEPFWQYWRTHGLELGDRGISERESLALFGYPISPARMETNSSGDTVLTQWFERARFEWHPTNPEPYKVLLGLLGNELHATAPVPPAADYPQPPAGLPSARVVAVIDGDTIEVQLGAVRERLRMIGIDTPETVDPRRPVECFGREAAAMTRRLLDGQRVLLEDDPSQETRDRYGRILRYVWLPDGRLVNLELIAQGYAHEYTYAQPYKYQAIFRAAEARARRLELGLWSPATCNGDSDRPAPGPVPTPVAGAGPIPIPSPPSSPSGSRCHPSYPDVCIPPPPPDLDCGELPFRRFRVLPPDPHRLDSDRDGVGCER; the protein is encoded by the coding sequence CGACCTGTGCTGACCCTGCTGGCCGCCCTGCTGGCGCTGGGCGCGGCGCTTGTGCCCGAGGCCATGGGCCAGCGCGATCATGTCTGCTTCGCGCAGACCGGCCAGTGCCTCGCCGGACGCTTCCGCCAGTACTGGGAGCAGAACGGCGGGCTGCCGGTCTTCGGCTTCCCGATCAGCGCCCAGGCGCCGGCGCTCAACCGCGACACCGGCCAGACCTACGTGACGCAGTGGATGGAGCGCAACCGCTTCGAGCTGCACCCCGAGAACGCCACGCCCTACGATGTGCTGCTGGGCCGTCTGGGCGTCGAGCGGCTGCAGCAGCTCGGCATCGACTGGCAGACACTGCCCAAGGCCAACCCCAGCGACCCGCACTACTTCCCGCAGACGGGCCAGGCGATTAGTTTCGAGCCGTTTTGGCAGTACTGGCGCACGCATGGGCTGGAGCTGGGCGACCGCGGCATCAGCGAGCGCGAGTCGCTGGCGCTCTTCGGCTACCCGATCTCGCCGGCGCGCATGGAGACCAACAGCAGCGGCGACACGGTGCTGACGCAGTGGTTCGAGCGCGCGCGCTTCGAATGGCATCCCACCAACCCCGAGCCCTACAAGGTGCTGTTGGGCCTGTTGGGCAACGAGCTACACGCCACCGCGCCCGTGCCGCCCGCGGCGGACTACCCCCAACCGCCCGCCGGACTCCCCAGCGCGCGCGTCGTCGCGGTGATCGATGGCGATACCATTGAGGTGCAACTCGGCGCCGTGCGCGAACGCCTGCGCATGATCGGTATCGATACGCCGGAAACGGTCGATCCGCGCCGGCCGGTGGAGTGCTTTGGCCGGGAAGCCGCGGCCATGACGCGCCGGCTGCTGGATGGCCAGCGCGTGCTGCTGGAGGACGATCCCAGCCAGGAGACACGCGATCGCTATGGACGCATCCTGCGCTACGTCTGGCTACCGGATGGACGGCTGGTCAATCTGGAGCTGATCGCGCAGGGCTATGCCCACGAGTACACGTACGCGCAGCCCTACAAATACCAGGCTATCTTCCGCGCCGCCGAAGCGCGCGCCCGCCGGCTCGAGCTGGGCCTCTGGTCGCCGGCAACCTGCAACGGTGATAGCGACCGTCCCGCGCCGGGGCCCGTGCCGACGCCGGTGGCCGGAGCGGGGCCGATTCCAATCCCATCGCCGCCGTCATCGCCGTCGGGCAGCCGTTGCCATCCCAGCTACCCGGACGTGTGCATTCCGCCACCACCGCCCGATCTGGACTGTGGCGAGCTGCCCTTCCGCCGCTTCCGCGTGCTGCCGCCCGATCCGCATCGGCTGGATAGCGATCGCGATGGCGTTGGCTGCGAGCGCTAG
- a CDS encoding DUF190 domain-containing protein, protein MEPIVEMQQVQIFTLESAQWHGEPLYLALLQLLRRQGAAGATVVRGLAGFGAHHHLHRATLVELGADLPLIVIWVDRAERVARLLPQVQAMVGDGLITVAPVTAYQPAPPMLAELPADLRVRDVMTREVVTARPDTPLSELADLLLQGGVRSVPIVDDGRRVVGIVTDGDLLRRGQMALPLSIREALTDAEVAAAVPPSAGRAAEIMTREVVCARDDLPLPALVELLARHGFKRLPVVDRDGRLVGIVSRADVLQTVAHVAPVVAPRLFTGRAQRVAEVMQREVATVRPDTSLVAVVEALAQIEQRRVVVVDEQRHVLGIITDGDVIRRATAEERPGIVQRMLERLRGQAGAGQRQLVVSGRRAADVMTAPVITIHADATPHEAIRLMWRHRVKRLPVVDQQGRLVGLIGRAGALRALAQDQPSVGAPA, encoded by the coding sequence ATGGAGCCCATAGTCGAAATGCAACAGGTGCAGATCTTTACGCTGGAGAGCGCGCAGTGGCATGGTGAGCCACTCTACCTGGCGCTGCTCCAGCTGCTGCGGCGGCAGGGTGCCGCCGGCGCGACGGTGGTGCGCGGGCTGGCCGGTTTCGGCGCGCATCACCATCTGCATCGCGCAACGCTAGTCGAACTGGGCGCCGATCTGCCGCTGATCGTGATCTGGGTGGATCGCGCCGAGCGGGTGGCGCGCCTCCTGCCGCAAGTCCAGGCGATGGTCGGCGACGGGCTGATCACGGTCGCGCCCGTGACGGCCTACCAGCCCGCGCCGCCGATGCTGGCCGAGCTCCCCGCCGACCTGCGCGTGCGTGATGTGATGACGCGCGAGGTGGTCACGGCCCGGCCCGACACGCCGCTCAGCGAGCTGGCCGACCTGTTGCTACAGGGTGGTGTGCGCAGCGTGCCGATCGTTGATGACGGGCGGCGCGTCGTTGGCATCGTCACCGACGGCGACCTGCTGCGCCGCGGGCAGATGGCCTTGCCCCTGAGCATTCGCGAGGCGCTCACCGACGCCGAGGTGGCGGCGGCGGTGCCTCCCAGCGCTGGCCGCGCCGCCGAGATTATGACCCGCGAGGTGGTCTGCGCGCGCGACGATCTGCCGCTGCCGGCGCTGGTGGAGTTGCTGGCGCGGCATGGCTTCAAACGGCTGCCGGTGGTGGATCGCGATGGTCGTCTGGTGGGCATCGTCAGTCGCGCCGATGTGTTGCAGACGGTGGCGCATGTCGCGCCGGTAGTCGCGCCGCGGCTTTTCACCGGTCGGGCACAGCGCGTCGCCGAGGTGATGCAGCGCGAGGTCGCCACCGTGCGGCCCGACACGTCGCTGGTTGCTGTGGTCGAAGCGCTGGCCCAGATCGAGCAGCGGCGCGTGGTGGTCGTCGATGAACAGCGCCATGTGCTGGGGATCATCACCGATGGCGATGTGATCCGCCGCGCGACGGCCGAGGAGCGTCCCGGCATCGTGCAGCGCATGCTGGAACGCCTGCGTGGACAGGCCGGCGCCGGGCAACGGCAGTTGGTCGTCTCGGGCCGTCGCGCGGCGGATGTGATGACGGCGCCGGTGATCACCATCCATGCCGACGCGACGCCGCACGAGGCGATCCGCCTGATGTGGCGCCATCGCGTCAAGCGCCTGCCGGTGGTCGATCAGCAGGGGCGCCTGGTGGGCCTGATCGGGCGCGCTGGCGCGCTGCGGGCGCTGGCGCAGGATCAGCCCTCGGTTGGGGCTCCAGCCTAG